The Niallia alba genome includes a window with the following:
- a CDS encoding DUF1450 domain-containing protein encodes MGIVVVEICDGSLITAINLEEIIESKYPEVAVIESSCLSFCGMCAKRPYAIVNGKRIFAKTTEECLQLIMKQIEAELAVFA; translated from the coding sequence GTGGGCATTGTAGTGGTAGAAATTTGCGATGGAAGTTTGATTACAGCAATAAATTTAGAAGAAATAATAGAATCTAAATATCCAGAAGTTGCCGTGATTGAAAGTAGCTGTCTTTCATTTTGTGGAATGTGTGCGAAACGGCCTTACGCAATTGTTAACGGAAAAAGAATATTTGCGAAAACTACAGAAGAATGTCTTCAACTAATTATGAAACAAATTGAAGCTGAATTAGCTGTTTTTGCATAA
- a CDS encoding helix-turn-helix transcriptional regulator codes for MVNTKTTKDKILHLLKKEGSLTVNDFTDRLQITHMAVRKHLTILEKDDLIQSELIKQPMGRPIQSFTLAERAEYFFPKSYEGISIDLLHDVKELYGEDSVQQLFNKREERLTKEHISRMEDKKPSEKMQEMVTIQNEKGYMADLSQVDDYTFEITEYNCPILEVAKEFKIACRCETEMLKKVLGTNDVARTCCRTEGDNHCKFLVKFVPQPASSLVEV; via the coding sequence ATGGTTAATACAAAAACGACAAAAGATAAAATTCTTCATCTTCTCAAAAAAGAAGGTTCCTTAACCGTAAACGATTTTACTGATCGTCTGCAAATAACACATATGGCCGTGCGAAAGCACTTAACGATATTAGAAAAAGATGATTTGATTCAATCCGAACTAATAAAACAACCAATGGGACGCCCTATTCAAAGCTTTACATTGGCGGAAAGAGCAGAATATTTTTTTCCAAAAAGCTATGAAGGAATTAGCATCGATTTATTACATGATGTAAAAGAACTATATGGAGAAGATTCAGTGCAACAGTTATTTAATAAACGGGAAGAACGTCTAACAAAAGAGCATATTTCTCGCATGGAAGACAAAAAACCTTCTGAGAAAATGCAGGAAATGGTTACTATTCAAAATGAAAAAGGCTATATGGCTGATTTATCACAAGTGGACGACTATACTTTTGAAATAACAGAATATAATTGCCCCATCTTAGAAGTTGCTAAGGAGTTTAAGATTGCCTGTCGATGTGAGACAGAAATGCTGAAAAAAGTTCTCGGCACAAATGATGTTGCTAGAACATGCTGCAGAACGGAAGGAGATAATCACTGTAAGTTTTTAGTGAAGTTTGTTCCACAACCTGCTTCTTCCTTAGTAGAGGTATAA